From the Methanofollis sp. genome, the window CAGAAACTTCTCCTTCGGCGGGCAACCGGTGACATAGTAATCCACCTTCACCAGGTCGCCGACGGCAAAGGCGCGGTACAGGAAGGGAGGGACGTCGGTGGGGACGACGTTCCCCTCGTCCGCTGTCTCGACGCTGCGGTAGACGCACGCAAAGAGATCCTCCTGTTTGCCAAGCATGGACAGGCCGGAGACCCCGCCGTAGCAGGCGCAGGTGCCGAAGGCGACGAGGGTCTTCGCCCGCTTCCGGAGAAGCCTCAGGCGCGCCTCGTTCTCCTCGTTCCTGACGGCCCCGGTGACGAAGGCGATGTCGATACCTTCGGGGGGTTCTTTTGCGTCCATGATGACCGGGGAGTAGACGATATCGGCCTGTGCAACAAGGTCGAGGAGGGCCTCATGGAGGTCGAGGACGGAGATGGTGCAGCCTGAGCACCCTGCAAGTTCTTCGATTGCTATCTTCATAACCATCATCACTTCAGGATAAGTTTTTTCAGGCAGGCATTCGGGCCGGTGTGGACGATCTCCAGTTTCGCCCGTTTCCCGGTGATCTCCTCGATCGCACCGACCACATACCCGTACAGCGTCTGGCAGAGAGGGCCGCCCTGGTCCATGCCGTTGCGGCGGAGGGTCTGCCGCACGATGCAGTCGTGAAAGACCAGGTAGATGAAGGTCTCCCCGTTCTCGGTGACGACATAACTCTCCTTGTCCTCGGGCTTCCAGAGTTCGAAGGTGTACTGGCCGTGGAGGATGTACGAGAGTTCACGCAGGGCTTCCTCGATATCGTCGATCTTTCTGAAGTACTGCGCCACCTCATGGCCGAACTTCTTGCCGGCGCGATAGGTGACGGCGTTCGCACCGCGGCCCGCGATCTCTTCGAGGGACTTGATGATCATCCCGTTCATATGCATGACGCCGTGAAGGGTCGGTTCAAGGTCCTTCGCGTTCGGCGAGCAGGAGAGGGGGACGTCCTCGGCCTTGAAGACCGCACCTGCATGAAACTGTTTGTTCATCTCTTCCGCAGTAATGTCGACCATCAGATCACCCGAT encodes:
- a CDS encoding F420-nonreducing hydrogenase, which gives rise to MKIAIEELAGCSGCTISVLDLHEALLDLVAQADIVYSPVIMDAKEPPEGIDIAFVTGAVRNEENEARLRLLRKRAKTLVAFGTCACYGGVSGLSMLGKQEDLFACVYRSVETADEGNVVPTDVPPFLYRAFAVGDLVKVDYYVTGCPPKEKFLKEILPALVSGNRVELSKKSVCSECDRKMGDVKDWHLKRRYEGIPDREHCLLGQGYLCLGPVTFGRCNASCPHNNVPCHGCNGPSLDILREPCRDIYNMMVKRIADLTDLPQKEVEKEIYDVAHTMYPFTIGSLIMEDKEISKIRDLVKGAGN
- a CDS encoding hydrocarbon binding protein (contains V4R domain) yields the protein MVDITAEEMNKQFHAGAVFKAEDVPLSCSPNAKDLEPTLHGVMHMNGMIIKSLEEIAGRGANAVTYRAGKKFGHEVAQYFRKIDDIEEALRELSYILHGQYTFELWKPEDKESYVVTENGETFIYLVFHDCIVRQTLRRNGMDQGGPLCQTLYGYVVGAIEEITGKRAKLEIVHTGPNACLKKLILK